One Halopelagius inordinatus genomic region harbors:
- the hisI gene encoding phosphoribosyl-AMP cyclohydrolase — MTEDVTVDFGEDGLVPAVAQDAESGEVLMLAYVSPEALERTRETGRAHYYSRSRDELWEKGATSGHTQAVEEVRVDCDADTLLYVVEQTGGACHTGHRSCFYRTIDGEADGERVFDPDEVYDD; from the coding sequence ATGACCGAGGACGTAACGGTGGACTTCGGCGAGGACGGACTCGTGCCCGCCGTCGCACAGGACGCCGAGTCCGGCGAGGTGTTGATGCTCGCGTACGTCTCGCCCGAAGCCCTCGAACGGACCCGCGAGACGGGACGCGCGCACTACTACTCGCGGAGTCGGGACGAACTCTGGGAGAAAGGCGCGACAAGCGGACACACCCAAGCCGTCGAGGAGGTACGCGTCGACTGCGACGCCGACACGCTCCTGTACGTCGTCGAACAGACCGGCGGCGCGTGCCACACGGGCCACCGGTCGTGTTTCTACCGCACCATCGACGGCGAGGCGGACGGCGAACGCGTCTTCGACCCCGACGAGGTGTACGACGACTGA
- a CDS encoding DUF7118 family protein, with protein sequence MTDATPADASEPADSDVSDLVRRLREARDAVDDADSAIADHGRDEVHRAVNAHRRATKLLDDYEDSATGTGDFQAYVRFQEEFIGLVEDLPEDVPVREAFEDAAERMDRRRLRERDFVGAREDLEPAARLKDLLDRRESARDELAAARRDAALRLTELEDAADELADLVALGAADLDAPVDILREPIATYAEAVREEFRRWKAEAPARDVLELPAAATAFPLVDYRPPPRDVLDYVRERRGGDHPIPKLLEYTGYSGSKLDHYVDDAAALQTSVAVHRTYLERLDADPLVVSWPPPQAGVLRRRADEIISLLNRFASEETVATLRRVRDLTYRDDYESLRTAARARNEVTEDQLARLRSGTVEAELDAVRDAHDRLAAVLEETDDEDA encoded by the coding sequence ATGACAGACGCCACACCGGCAGACGCGAGCGAACCGGCCGATTCCGACGTCTCCGACCTCGTGCGACGGCTTCGCGAGGCCAGAGACGCCGTCGACGACGCCGACTCCGCTATCGCCGACCACGGGAGAGACGAGGTGCATCGCGCCGTCAACGCGCACCGACGGGCGACGAAACTACTCGACGACTACGAGGACTCCGCGACGGGGACGGGCGACTTTCAGGCGTACGTCCGGTTCCAAGAGGAGTTCATCGGCCTCGTCGAGGACCTCCCCGAGGACGTGCCCGTCCGAGAGGCGTTCGAAGACGCCGCAGAGCGGATGGACCGCAGACGCCTCCGCGAACGCGACTTCGTCGGCGCGCGCGAGGACCTCGAACCGGCGGCCCGACTCAAAGACCTCCTCGACCGGCGGGAGTCCGCCCGCGACGAACTCGCGGCCGCGCGCCGCGACGCCGCCCTCCGACTGACGGAATTAGAGGATGCCGCCGACGAACTCGCCGACCTCGTCGCGTTGGGAGCGGCCGACCTCGACGCGCCGGTCGATATCCTCAGAGAACCGATAGCGACCTACGCCGAGGCGGTCCGCGAGGAGTTCCGACGGTGGAAAGCCGAAGCGCCCGCCCGCGACGTGCTCGAACTCCCGGCGGCGGCGACGGCGTTTCCGCTGGTCGACTACCGGCCGCCGCCGCGCGACGTTCTCGACTACGTCCGCGAGCGACGCGGCGGCGACCACCCGATACCGAAACTGCTCGAGTACACCGGCTACTCGGGGTCGAAACTCGACCACTACGTCGACGACGCCGCGGCGCTTCAGACCTCGGTCGCCGTCCACCGGACCTACCTCGAACGGCTCGATGCCGACCCCCTCGTCGTCTCGTGGCCGCCGCCGCAGGCGGGGGTACTCCGCCGCCGCGCGGACGAGATAATCTCGCTTCTGAACCGCTTTGCCTCCGAGGAGACGGTCGCGACGCTGCGGCGCGTTCGGGACCTGACGTACCGCGACGACTACGAGAGTCTCCGGACCGCCGCGCGCGCCCGCAACGAGGTTACCGAGGACCAACTCGCGCGTCTCCGTTCCGGCACCGTCGAGGCGGAACTCGACGCGGTTCGGGACGCGCACGACCGTCTCGCGGCGGTCCTCGAAGAGACCGACGACGAGGACGCCTGA